Proteins from one Listeria weihenstephanensis genomic window:
- a CDS encoding transcriptional regulator, with protein sequence MANDLFISAGEVAKITGMSKPYAYKLIQKLNKELEKKGYCTIRGKVSKKYLEEQFYGM encoded by the coding sequence ATGGCAAATGATTTATTTATTAGTGCGGGTGAGGTTGCCAAAATAACTGGAATGTCAAAGCCCTATGCTTATAAATTGATTCAAAAATTAAATAAGGAATTAGAAAAGAAAGGCTACTGTACTATTCGTGGCAAAGTAAGTAAAAAGTATCTGGAAGAACAATTTTATGGAATGTAA
- a CDS encoding CDP-glycerol glycerophosphotransferase family protein: MKKIAIKLYMMMIQILGFVFGRFPVQQKVVMLISFSENPTAVLREMDKLHFTPETIVFYDPRMNVDGMSRNFMRSLPKTKANLIRLMFHLSTAKVVVTDNYFAELAGVKWRENMTCVQIWHANGALKKFGWEDKAAQKRSESDKKRFQAVYQTFSKVLVGSDEMGDIFKRSFLLDDARLLKLGVPRTDYYFDEATLALNKQIGLEKYGINGKKVLLYAPTFRDEALSETKLALDIAAMKQALGEEYKLLLKVHPSMVSDLEKTQDDFCVYADKETEIEALLPMTDVLITDYSSIPFEFSFFEKPMIFFAYDLEEYDGNRGLADHYLETIPGPLCKTTAEVIEAVQNPAVDLEQIRAFGAKWNKYSDGESSKRFVDFLQVELDRE; the protein is encoded by the coding sequence ATGAAGAAAATAGCAATTAAGCTTTATATGATGATGATTCAAATATTAGGATTTGTATTCGGGCGTTTTCCAGTTCAACAAAAAGTGGTGATGCTGATCTCATTTTCAGAAAATCCGACAGCGGTATTACGCGAAATGGATAAATTACATTTTACTCCGGAGACAATTGTTTTCTATGATCCACGTATGAATGTGGACGGTATGTCGCGCAATTTTATGCGATCTTTGCCAAAAACGAAAGCTAATTTGATACGATTGATGTTTCATTTAAGTACGGCAAAAGTGGTCGTTACTGATAATTATTTTGCAGAATTAGCGGGTGTAAAATGGCGCGAAAATATGACGTGTGTGCAAATTTGGCATGCGAATGGTGCTTTAAAGAAATTTGGCTGGGAAGATAAAGCCGCACAAAAACGATCAGAATCGGATAAAAAACGTTTTCAAGCGGTATATCAGACTTTTTCAAAGGTGCTGGTGGGATCTGATGAGATGGGCGATATTTTCAAACGCTCCTTTTTACTAGATGACGCGCGCTTATTGAAATTAGGCGTGCCACGCACAGATTACTATTTTGATGAAGCTACCCTAGCATTGAATAAACAAATAGGGCTTGAAAAATACGGAATCAATGGTAAAAAGGTACTTTTGTACGCACCAACATTTCGTGATGAAGCATTATCTGAAACGAAATTAGCCCTGGACATCGCGGCAATGAAGCAAGCACTTGGCGAGGAGTACAAATTATTGCTGAAAGTGCACCCTTCGATGGTAAGCGATTTAGAAAAGACGCAAGATGATTTCTGTGTTTATGCGGATAAGGAAACGGAGATAGAGGCTTTGCTGCCGATGACGGACGTGCTTATTACTGATTATTCATCGATACCCTTCGAATTTTCGTTTTTCGAGAAGCCAATGATCTTTTTCGCGTATGATTTAGAGGAATATGATGGGAATCGCGGGCTCGCCGATCATTATTTGGAGACAATACCTGGACCGCTATGTAAGACGACGGCGGAAGTTATCGAAGCTGTGCAGAATCCAGCAGTGGATCTAGAGCAAATTCGAGCGTTTGGAGCGAAATGGAACAAGTATTCCGACGGGGAATCAAGCAAGCGTTTCGTAGACTTTTTGCAAGTGGAGTTGGACCGCGAATAG
- the guaA gene encoding glutamine-hydrolyzing GMP synthase, protein MRKKMKDFTEQEKIIVLDFGSQYNQLITRRIREFGVYSELHPHTITVEEMKALNPTGIIFSGGPNSVYDEGAFRCDEDLFEMGVPILGICYGMQLMTNHFAGKVEPAKDREYGKATINVEKPSRLFAGLPTDQIVWMSHGDLVVAEPAGFEVTATSASCPIAAITNEDRKMYGVQFHPEVQHSVHGNELLKNFALNICGCKGDWTMENFIDVEVAKIQELVGDKKVLLALSGGVDSSVVGVLIHKAIGDQLTCIFVDHGLLRKGEAEQVMETLYGDFNMNIIKVDAKERFMSKLAGISDPEQKRKTIGNEFIYVFDDEATKLDGVEFLAQGTLYTDIIESGTATAQTIKSHHNVGGLPEDMQFQLIEPLNTLFKDEVRALGLELGMPEAIVWRQPFPGPGLGIRVLGEITEEKLEIVRDSDYILREEIKNAGLDREIWQYFTALPNIRSVGVMGDGRTYDHTVVIRAVTSIDGMTADWARIPWEVLELISTRIVNEVAHVNRVVYDITSKPPATVEWE, encoded by the coding sequence TTGAGAAAAAAGATGAAAGATTTTACAGAGCAAGAGAAAATTATCGTTCTTGATTTTGGCAGTCAGTATAACCAATTGATCACGCGTCGCATCCGCGAATTCGGTGTTTACAGTGAGTTACATCCGCACACAATTACCGTGGAAGAAATGAAAGCACTGAATCCAACAGGAATTATTTTCTCAGGCGGCCCAAATAGTGTCTATGACGAAGGCGCATTCCGCTGTGACGAAGATCTATTCGAGATGGGGGTTCCAATCCTAGGAATTTGCTACGGCATGCAATTAATGACGAACCACTTCGCTGGGAAAGTAGAACCCGCAAAAGACCGCGAATACGGCAAAGCAACAATCAATGTTGAGAAACCATCTCGTCTTTTTGCAGGACTTCCAACTGACCAAATCGTCTGGATGAGCCACGGCGATCTTGTTGTTGCTGAACCAGCAGGCTTTGAAGTAACCGCAACGAGCGCATCATGCCCAATCGCAGCGATTACAAACGAAGATCGCAAAATGTACGGCGTGCAATTCCACCCAGAAGTACAACATTCTGTTCACGGTAACGAGTTGTTGAAGAACTTCGCGCTAAACATCTGTGGTTGTAAGGGTGACTGGACAATGGAGAACTTCATTGACGTGGAAGTTGCTAAAATCCAAGAACTAGTTGGCGACAAAAAAGTATTGCTAGCCCTTTCTGGTGGCGTAGATTCCTCTGTTGTTGGAGTCCTAATCCACAAAGCAATCGGCGACCAGTTAACATGTATTTTTGTCGATCACGGCTTGCTACGTAAAGGTGAAGCGGAACAAGTGATGGAAACATTATACGGCGATTTCAATATGAACATTATCAAAGTCGATGCCAAAGAACGCTTCATGAGCAAACTTGCTGGTATTTCTGACCCCGAGCAAAAACGCAAAACGATCGGCAACGAGTTCATCTACGTTTTCGATGACGAAGCGACAAAGCTTGACGGCGTTGAATTCTTGGCACAAGGCACGCTATACACTGATATTATCGAAAGCGGAACAGCAACAGCACAAACAATCAAGTCCCATCATAACGTTGGCGGCTTACCAGAAGACATGCAGTTCCAATTGATTGAACCACTAAATACATTATTCAAAGATGAAGTCCGCGCTCTAGGCTTAGAACTAGGAATGCCAGAAGCAATCGTTTGGCGCCAACCTTTCCCAGGCCCAGGACTAGGCATCCGCGTACTAGGTGAGATCACCGAAGAAAAACTAGAAATCGTCCGCGATTCCGATTACATTCTGCGCGAAGAAATCAAAAACGCAGGCTTAGATCGCGAAATTTGGCAGTATTTCACAGCCTTACCAAACATCCGCAGCGTAGGTGTTATGGGCGACGGCCGTACGTATGATCACACCGTCGTTATCCGCGCGGTAACCTCTATTGATGGTATGACAGCTGACTGGGCACGGATTCCATGGGAAGTGTTGGAGTTGATTTCGACGCGGATCGTGAATGAAGTGGCGCATGTGAATCGCGTTGTTTATGATATTACGAGTAAACCGCCAGCTACGGTGGAATGGGAGTAA
- a CDS encoding putative quinol monooxygenase, producing the protein MKVAFGLITKFKAHPGNRKALVNILLEAATGLDEYNSCIQYVVSVNEDDPDTVIVTEVWVDAGHHRASLDNEEVKAVIERAKPLIASIEKSLKMDVVGGKGL; encoded by the coding sequence ATGAAAGTTGCATTTGGTCTAATTACGAAATTCAAAGCCCATCCAGGTAACCGCAAAGCACTCGTGAATATTTTGCTAGAGGCTGCCACAGGACTCGATGAATATAATTCGTGTATTCAATATGTCGTGAGCGTGAATGAAGATGATCCCGATACTGTCATCGTCACCGAAGTTTGGGTAGACGCAGGTCACCACCGAGCTTCACTGGATAACGAGGAAGTAAAAGCCGTGATCGAACGCGCGAAACCACTCATTGCCTCTATTGAAAAAAGCTTGAAAATGGATGTAGTTGGCGGAAAAGGACTATAA
- a CDS encoding sensor histidine kinase yields the protein MRKNNAIVYSSADLSKKSLLAHMPDYELNNLNMRGTIDNQGDLFRYIKFDFSYSDDTKGSVMVLQSENSYTEILQKWGALIVGAILLFGFLVVALLSYFVAKSVIRPIVHLKESAEKIEAGNLDFEMEAPKGKNEISALITTFEKMRIRLKKSLEVQEQYEKNRKELLSNISHDLKTPITSIVGYIEGIQDGVANTPEKQAKYLEIAHMKAKDMNALIDELFLFSKLDLHKEPFYFRDVDLNALLAQVTEESEWSFEKAQFRLVTPEDKLIAEADREKLKRVFENLIHNSIKYMDKEQANIIIKLEKQQMDAIITIQDNGKGISDAGLAAMFDRFYREEVSRNSSTGGSGLGLSIAKQIVEEHRGQIWATSKLDFGTTIFMKLPLKGKEEDK from the coding sequence GTGCGAAAGAATAATGCAATTGTATATTCATCTGCAGATTTATCCAAAAAATCACTGCTTGCACACATGCCAGACTACGAGCTGAACAATCTAAATATGCGTGGAACAATCGATAATCAAGGCGATTTATTTCGCTATATTAAGTTCGATTTTTCTTACAGTGATGATACGAAAGGAAGCGTGATGGTACTTCAATCAGAAAATTCCTACACAGAAATATTACAAAAATGGGGTGCGCTAATCGTTGGTGCGATTCTGTTATTCGGATTTTTAGTGGTTGCGTTGCTCAGTTATTTTGTTGCTAAAAGTGTGATTCGACCGATTGTTCATCTCAAAGAAAGCGCAGAAAAAATTGAGGCAGGAAATCTTGATTTTGAAATGGAAGCGCCAAAAGGGAAAAATGAAATTTCAGCGTTGATTACCACATTTGAAAAAATGCGAATCCGCCTTAAAAAATCACTAGAGGTACAAGAACAATATGAAAAAAACCGTAAAGAGCTATTATCTAATATCTCGCATGACCTTAAAACGCCGATCACATCGATTGTAGGCTACATTGAGGGAATTCAAGATGGTGTCGCTAATACACCAGAGAAACAAGCAAAGTACCTGGAGATTGCGCATATGAAGGCGAAAGATATGAATGCATTGATTGACGAACTATTCTTATTTTCCAAGCTTGATCTGCATAAAGAGCCGTTTTATTTTAGGGATGTGGATTTGAACGCATTGCTTGCTCAAGTTACGGAAGAGTCGGAGTGGAGTTTTGAGAAAGCCCAATTTAGACTCGTTACACCAGAAGACAAACTCATTGCAGAAGCCGATCGCGAAAAATTAAAGCGTGTTTTTGAGAATTTGATTCATAATAGTATCAAATACATGGATAAAGAACAGGCAAATATCATCATTAAACTTGAAAAACAACAGATGGATGCAATAATCACGATTCAAGATAATGGTAAGGGAATTTCTGACGCTGGTTTGGCAGCCATGTTCGATCGTTTTTATCGGGAAGAAGTATCGAGGAACTCAAGCACAGGTGGGAGCGGACTTGGATTATCGATCGCGAAACAAATAGTGGAAGAGCACAGGGGGCAGATTTGGGCAACGAGTAAGCTTGATTTTGGAACGACAATATTCATGAAGCTGCCGTTAAAAGGGAAAGAGGAGGATAAGTGA
- a CDS encoding PTS sugar transporter subunit IIB produces the protein MKKLLIVCAGGATSSLMAQNVVKEAEKQGLTAKLLFPEDLTYNRVDQYADKDLVVIMGPIGMVVTTRLKGYSKVDAVLVSPQVKYLFKNAEKVLNELEIPCANIDSLAFGRMRGDIVLAQGLTLMKV, from the coding sequence ATGAAAAAGCTATTAATCGTCTGCGCGGGCGGTGCCACTTCAAGTTTAATGGCACAAAATGTCGTCAAAGAAGCCGAAAAACAAGGATTAACCGCCAAACTCTTATTTCCCGAAGATCTAACATACAATCGCGTGGATCAATACGCGGACAAAGATCTCGTCGTTATTATGGGACCGATTGGAATGGTTGTCACAACGCGTCTGAAAGGTTACAGCAAGGTTGACGCAGTTCTTGTTTCCCCACAAGTAAAATATCTGTTTAAAAACGCAGAAAAAGTCTTAAACGAGCTCGAAATTCCGTGCGCCAACATCGATTCTCTAGCATTTGGCAGAATGCGCGGAGACATCGTTTTAGCGCAAGGGCTTACATTGATGAAAGTATAA
- the nadE gene encoding ammonia-dependent NAD(+) synthetase, with amino-acid sequence MNLQKQIIEEMHVLPKIDETTEIRQSVEFLKAYLTKYPFIKSLVLGISGGQDSTLAGKLSQMAISELREATGDESYQFIAVRLPYGTQFDEEDCQDAINFIGADRVVTINIKAAVDASAATLREADIELSDFAKGNEKARERMKAQYSIAAMNHGAVVGTDHSAEAVTGFYTKYGDGGTDINPLFRLNKRQGKALLKTLGCPEHLYLKKPTADLEENKPALPDEVALGVTYDDIDDYLEGKKLPTETAITIENWYLKTQHKRHMAITIFDDFWKK; translated from the coding sequence ATGAATTTACAAAAACAAATTATTGAAGAAATGCACGTGTTACCAAAAATCGATGAAACCACTGAAATTCGCCAAAGTGTAGAGTTTTTAAAAGCATACTTGACGAAATATCCGTTTATTAAATCGCTCGTTTTAGGTATCTCCGGCGGGCAAGATTCCACGCTTGCAGGAAAGCTATCACAAATGGCGATTAGCGAACTGCGCGAGGCAACAGGGGATGAGTCGTATCAATTTATCGCGGTACGCCTGCCATACGGAACACAGTTTGACGAAGAAGATTGCCAAGATGCCATCAATTTTATCGGTGCTGATCGCGTGGTAACGATTAACATCAAGGCAGCTGTCGACGCTAGTGCTGCAACGTTACGCGAGGCTGACATTGAACTTTCCGATTTTGCCAAAGGGAACGAAAAGGCACGCGAACGCATGAAAGCACAGTATAGCATTGCCGCGATGAATCACGGAGCAGTGGTTGGAACAGATCATTCTGCTGAGGCTGTCACTGGCTTTTACACGAAATATGGTGATGGCGGAACCGATATTAACCCCTTATTTCGCTTAAATAAACGTCAAGGCAAAGCACTTTTAAAAACGCTCGGTTGCCCGGAACATCTGTATTTGAAGAAACCGACAGCAGACCTCGAAGAAAATAAACCGGCTCTGCCTGACGAAGTAGCGCTAGGCGTCACATACGACGATATCGATGACTATTTAGAAGGTAAAAAACTACCGACTGAAACAGCGATTACGATCGAAAATTGGTATTTAAAAACACAACATAAGCGCCACATGGCAATCACAATCTTTGATGACTTTTGGAAAAAATAG
- the tagD gene encoding glycerol-3-phosphate cytidylyltransferase has protein sequence MKKVITYGTFDLLHWGHIKLLERAKALGDYLVVAISTDEFNRIKHKEAYHSFEHRKLILEAIRYVDEVIPERDWDQKVQDVKEHDIDIFVMGDDWKGEFDFLKDHCEVVYLPRTNGISTSKIKDDLS, from the coding sequence ATGAAAAAAGTGATTACATACGGCACATTTGACTTGCTACATTGGGGCCATATTAAGTTACTCGAACGTGCAAAAGCGCTGGGTGATTACTTGGTGGTCGCGATTTCAACAGATGAATTTAATCGGATCAAGCATAAAGAGGCGTACCATAGTTTTGAGCATCGCAAGCTCATTTTAGAGGCAATTCGCTACGTGGATGAGGTTATTCCTGAGCGCGATTGGGATCAAAAAGTGCAAGATGTGAAAGAACACGATATCGATATTTTTGTGATGGGCGATGACTGGAAAGGCGAGTTTGATTTCCTGAAAGATCATTGCGAGGTCGTCTATCTACCGCGTACAAACGGTATTTCGACGTCTAAAATTAAAGATGATTTAAGTTAA
- a CDS encoding helix-turn-helix domain-containing protein, with the protein MSVGSRIRRVRKFRDMTQKELGIALGYDEKSADVRITQYETGTRTPKIDVLNAMAEVLNVNILALREPDTKLYAAEDIMSILFELDDEGGLNLFDVEDDSDPDLPETRIGVVIKYRILQNFLKEWQLRKQELKDGLITKDEYTEWKINWPSSADEGGKYTPNAQWKNNK; encoded by the coding sequence ATGTCAGTTGGCTCAAGAATTAGGCGCGTTAGAAAGTTTAGAGATATGACTCAAAAAGAATTGGGCATTGCGCTAGGCTATGATGAAAAAAGTGCTGATGTTCGTATTACTCAATATGAAACTGGTACAAGAACACCTAAAATAGATGTGTTAAATGCAATGGCAGAAGTTTTAAACGTAAATATTTTAGCCCTGAGAGAACCCGATACTAAATTGTATGCCGCTGAGGATATAATGAGTATATTATTTGAGTTAGATGATGAAGGTGGCTTAAATCTTTTTGACGTTGAAGATGATAGTGATCCTGATTTACCTGAAACTCGTATTGGTGTAGTAATTAAATATCGTATACTCCAAAATTTCTTAAAAGAATGGCAACTTAGAAAGCAAGAATTGAAAGACGGTTTAATCACCAAAGATGAGTACACTGAATGGAAAATTAATTGGCCTTCTTCTGCTGATGAAGGTGGAAAATATACACCAAATGCCCAATGGAAAAATAATAAATAG
- a CDS encoding nicotinate phosphoribosyltransferase yields the protein MTLFPDDSKTLHTDLYQINMMKSYWDDNIHERRAVFEVFFRDMPFDTGFCVFAGLERIIDYMENLHFTETDMAYLREELGFEEEFLDYLTNLRFTGTIRSVVEGEFVFKTEPIIQVEANLAEAQLIETALLNIVNFQTLIATKAARIRNVIEDEPLSEFGTRRAQEMDAALWGTRAAYIGGCDSTSNIRAGKIFGIPISGTMAHSMVQAYRDEYKAFKRYAQTHKDSIFLVDTYDTLKSGIPNAIKVAQEMGDDINFIGIRLDSGDMAFLSKKARQMLDEAGFPDAKIFASSDLDEITILHLKAQKAKIDAWGVGTKLITAYDQPALGAVYKLVAIADENDVLQDSIKLSSNTEKVTTPGKKHVYRIITNEDGPKAEGDYICLENESLDGVETLTMFHPVHTYITKEVTNFTAKELLVPIYEKGELVYQRPSLEETKQYKEENLALLWDEYQRTVRPEQYPVDLSVKCWKNKMQNIENVRKTVQKHSPVNFDIPF from the coding sequence ATGACTTTATTTCCAGATGATAGTAAAACATTACACACCGATTTATACCAAATTAATATGATGAAATCGTATTGGGATGACAATATCCACGAACGACGCGCTGTTTTTGAGGTGTTTTTCCGCGATATGCCGTTTGATACGGGTTTTTGTGTATTCGCTGGTCTTGAGCGAATTATCGACTACATGGAAAACTTGCATTTCACCGAAACCGATATGGCGTATTTGCGTGAAGAATTAGGTTTTGAAGAAGAATTTTTAGATTATCTGACCAATTTACGATTTACAGGAACGATCCGATCGGTTGTTGAAGGCGAATTCGTGTTTAAAACAGAACCGATTATTCAAGTAGAGGCAAACCTTGCTGAGGCACAATTGATCGAGACTGCGCTACTTAATATTGTGAATTTCCAAACGTTGATTGCTACAAAGGCGGCACGTATCAGAAATGTTATCGAGGACGAACCGCTTTCAGAATTCGGTACGAGAAGAGCGCAGGAAATGGATGCAGCGCTTTGGGGCACACGTGCAGCTTACATCGGCGGCTGTGATTCTACCAGTAATATTCGAGCAGGCAAAATTTTCGGCATCCCAATTTCGGGAACAATGGCGCATTCGATGGTTCAGGCCTACCGTGATGAATATAAAGCTTTCAAACGCTATGCGCAGACACATAAAGATTCCATTTTCCTAGTCGACACATATGATACGCTGAAATCAGGTATTCCAAATGCGATTAAAGTGGCACAAGAAATGGGCGATGACATTAATTTTATCGGTATTCGTCTAGATAGCGGAGATATGGCCTTCCTATCCAAAAAAGCGCGCCAAATGCTAGATGAAGCTGGATTCCCTGATGCGAAAATTTTTGCATCAAGTGATCTCGATGAAATCACTATTCTTCATTTGAAAGCACAAAAAGCGAAAATCGATGCATGGGGTGTGGGCACAAAATTGATCACTGCCTACGATCAGCCAGCATTGGGCGCTGTTTATAAACTCGTTGCTATTGCGGACGAAAATGATGTATTGCAAGATTCCATCAAACTTTCCAGCAATACCGAAAAAGTAACGACACCAGGCAAAAAACACGTTTACCGAATTATCACAAATGAGGACGGTCCAAAAGCAGAAGGTGATTACATTTGTTTAGAAAATGAATCACTAGACGGCGTAGAAACATTAACCATGTTCCACCCTGTCCATACCTACATCACAAAAGAAGTCACGAATTTCACCGCAAAAGAATTATTGGTTCCAATTTACGAAAAAGGGGAACTAGTATATCAAAGGCCTTCTTTAGAAGAGACAAAACAATATAAAGAAGAAAACTTGGCCTTGCTTTGGGATGAATATCAAAGAACCGTGCGGCCAGAACAATACCCCGTAGATCTAAGCGTGAAGTGTTGGAAAAATAAAATGCAAAATATCGAAAATGTTCGCAAAACGGTACAAAAACATTCACCGGTAAATTTTGATATTCCATTTTAA
- a CDS encoding site-specific integrase — MPAYRDEDKGNWFSSFYYQDWKGKRVKKLKRGFKTKKEAQEWENNFKLQSENSLDMKFKDFVNIYKSDIKTRVKYNTWVSKEYIINLKIIPAFGERKINEIKPSDIIQWQNELIGYRNDKGKGFSPTYLKTIHNQLTAIFNHAVRFYELKSNPARTVGCMGSKKSDKEMLVWTKEEYLKFADSMMDKDISFHAFEILYWCGIRVGELLALTPADFNFEDGTVSITKSYQRIKGEDIITTPKTEKGKRIINMPDFLVDEMQDYIARLYGCKPKSRIFPITKAVLYSEMRRGATEQNIKKIRIHDLRHSHVSLLIDMGFSAVAIADRVGHESIDITYHYAHLFPTKQNEIANSLNNLKEGN, encoded by the coding sequence ATGCCAGCATATCGAGACGAAGACAAAGGAAATTGGTTTTCTTCTTTCTATTATCAAGATTGGAAGGGAAAACGAGTTAAAAAATTAAAAAGAGGATTCAAGACAAAAAAAGAAGCACAAGAGTGGGAAAATAATTTCAAGTTACAAAGTGAGAACAGCTTAGATATGAAGTTTAAGGATTTTGTAAATATTTATAAGAGCGATATAAAAACTAGAGTTAAGTACAATACATGGGTGAGCAAGGAATATATTATAAACCTAAAAATAATACCTGCTTTTGGTGAACGAAAGATTAACGAAATAAAACCATCAGATATTATTCAATGGCAAAATGAATTGATTGGGTATCGAAATGATAAAGGTAAAGGATTTTCACCAACGTATTTGAAAACAATTCATAATCAACTAACAGCAATATTTAATCATGCAGTTCGATTTTATGAATTGAAATCTAATCCTGCAAGAACGGTAGGATGTATGGGGAGTAAAAAATCGGATAAAGAAATGCTTGTATGGACAAAAGAAGAGTATCTCAAGTTCGCAGATTCAATGATGGATAAAGATATTTCTTTCCATGCCTTTGAAATCTTATATTGGTGTGGTATTCGTGTAGGAGAGTTGTTGGCTTTAACGCCAGCCGACTTTAATTTTGAAGACGGAACAGTTTCAATCACTAAATCGTATCAGCGAATTAAAGGGGAAGACATTATTACAACACCAAAGACTGAAAAAGGAAAGCGCATCATTAATATGCCTGACTTCTTAGTTGACGAGATGCAGGATTATATTGCCCGATTATATGGTTGCAAACCAAAAAGCAGAATATTCCCTATCACGAAAGCTGTATTATATAGCGAAATGAGACGAGGAGCCACAGAACAGAATATCAAAAAAATACGAATTCATGATTTGCGCCATTCTCACGTATCTTTACTCATTGATATGGGATTTTCAGCTGTAGCAATTGCCGATCGAGTTGGGCATGAAAGCATCGATATTACGTATCATTATGCTCATCTTTTCCCAACGAAGCAAAATGAAATAGCTAATTCGTTAAATAATTTGAAAGAAGGGAATTAA
- a CDS encoding response regulator transcription factor: MKRILLVEDELEIAELERDYLEINEMEVVMESNGVRGLERGLREDFDLIILDIMLPDMSGFDICREIRAKKEVPILLVSARKEDIDKIRGLGLGADDYITKPFSPSELVARVKAHLARYERLAKSNIEPQNEILQVKDLTLDLDGRKVFIKNQEIIFTTKEFDLLVFFVKRPNRVWNKEQLFEQIWGMQAAGDVSTVVVHVRKIREKLENNGGFSESIETIWGAGYRFNL, from the coding sequence ATGAAGCGAATTTTATTGGTAGAAGATGAACTCGAGATTGCTGAATTAGAACGAGATTATTTGGAAATAAACGAGATGGAAGTAGTGATGGAATCTAATGGGGTGCGTGGTTTGGAGCGCGGATTACGTGAGGATTTTGATCTAATTATTCTCGATATTATGTTGCCAGATATGAGTGGTTTTGATATTTGTCGTGAAATTCGAGCGAAAAAAGAAGTGCCGATTTTGCTTGTTTCCGCGAGAAAAGAAGATATTGATAAAATTCGCGGACTCGGCCTTGGCGCGGATGATTACATTACCAAACCATTTAGTCCGAGTGAACTAGTAGCGCGAGTGAAGGCACATTTAGCTCGCTACGAACGGCTAGCAAAAAGTAATATCGAGCCCCAAAATGAGATTTTACAAGTGAAAGATCTGACGCTTGATCTAGATGGCCGTAAAGTTTTCATCAAGAATCAAGAAATTATTTTTACAACGAAAGAATTTGATTTACTCGTTTTCTTTGTAAAACGGCCGAATCGGGTTTGGAATAAAGAACAACTTTTTGAACAGATTTGGGGGATGCAAGCAGCGGGCGACGTATCAACGGTGGTCGTGCACGTCCGGAAAATCCGTGAAAAACTCGAAAATAACGGTGGCTTTTCGGAGTCCATCGAGACGATCTGGGGCGCGGGATATCGCTTTAATTTGTGA
- a CDS encoding plasmid mobilization protein: MSVKTLDRQGRWRNKIVAFRVSPEENEHLNKLVKLSGLNKQEYLIHRILKEEITVNYSPRVFKAFRNQINEFNELLKNAQSIDKETAELIAYTIDLLQKFREEE, encoded by the coding sequence ATGTCAGTAAAAACATTAGACAGACAAGGACGTTGGAGAAATAAAATAGTTGCCTTTAGAGTATCACCAGAAGAAAATGAGCACTTGAATAAGTTGGTCAAACTATCTGGTCTCAATAAACAAGAGTATTTGATTCATAGGATTTTAAAAGAAGAAATAACAGTAAATTATAGTCCAAGAGTATTTAAAGCGTTCAGAAATCAAATAAATGAGTTTAACGAACTATTGAAGAACGCACAATCAATTGATAAAGAAACCGCAGAGCTAATAGCTTACACAATTGACTTGCTTCAAAAATTTAGAGAAGAAGAGTGA